CGACGATCTGGGTCTTGAGCCGTTCGATCCCGTCGGCGAGCTCCGGCAGCAGCTCATCGAGTCGTTCGAGGATCGTCTCGCCGACGTCCTCACCTTCGGGTTCGCCCTCCGATTGGGTCTCGCTCATGATCGGTCCCCGTCCGAGGCGGTTCGCAGGCGGACCTCCAGAACGCCGTTTCGGAACGACGAATCGGCGACGTCGATGTCGGCGCTCCCGAGACCGATCCGCTCGACGACCTCGCCCTCGATCCCGATCACCAGCTCGTTTCGCTCCCGGTCGATACCGGCGGTGACGCCTTCGGCGGTCGCACGCGGGAGGTCCGCGAGCACCACTACGCTGTTCTCGGATTCGCGTACGTCGACGTGGTACTCCTGGCTGGAGCCGGACGTGAACTCGCCCGAGGACTCTCCCGTGTCGTCCTCGATTCCGAGGCGCTCCGCGAGGCTGTCGGGATCCGGCCCCGTGCTTACGCTGAAGTTGTAGTCGGATCGAGTGCGTTTGCCCGAGACGCTTCCGCTTCCGGTTTTTCGCCCCGTGTCGCTTCGTTCTGCGTCCTGGAGCGTCTCGACGACGTGTCTGAGGACGTCGAACAGCGATGAAGTCTCGCGGTGGTTGTCGTCTGGTGTCATTGTTGGATCTGGATGTTCTTGTTATCGAGCTGTTCGTGTGCCAGCTCGGCGGTCTCAAGCTCCGCTTCGAGTTCGGCTTTTCGCTCCGCGTACTCCGCTTCGTCCCGATCGCCGAGTTCGTACAGCAACTGGTTTTCCTTCAACTCGTTCTGTATCGCCTCGATGTCGTACATCTCCGTGACCGCGAGCGTGTGGATCGCATCGAGGATCGAGATGAACGGCTGGAACAGGATGTCGTCGACGATGAACATGGATTACCGTTGGGCGCTGATCTCGATGTCGACGAAGTTGTAGGGCGCCCACGGGCCGGTGTACTGGACCAACAGCTCCTCGTGGGTGTCCTCGAACTCGCTGACGGCCTCGTTGAACGCCTCACGATCGGCGCGTTCGACGAGATAGGATCGGTTGATCACGAGTCGATCGCTGAACAGTTCGTTCTCCACCATGTTAACGCTTATCGGGTCGAAGCGTCCCTCGACGTCCGCGACGACCCCCTCGCGGTCGAACGACGCGTCGTCCTCGGTCAGCACCTTGAGCCCGAGTTCGACCATCCCGTCGATCTCCCGGAGCGTGCGCGTAAAGACCGGTCGGGCGTTGCGAAGCAGGTTCTTCAGCGTGCGTTTGTCTTTAAATCCCATCCCGAAGCTCATCGGGACGATCGTTCGGCCGCCGTCGTATTCGAGGACCGTCTGAAGCACCTCGTCGTGGTTTTTGACGTTCTCGTCGCTGCGTTCGGGCTCGACCGTGTCGATGTCCGAGACGACCGCCGAGAGCGACTGGTAGTCGACCGTGTAGGCGTGATCCGCCCCGTTGACGCCCTCGATCTCGAGGTCGAGGTCCTCGTTTTCGATCACGCCGTAGACGTAGAGTGAATCATCGTCGGTCATTGTTCAGTATCGAACCTACTCGCTCGCAGTCGCATATGTGTCACGGTCGGTCAATAGTGACGCGGTTGCGTGGGAAGGGGAAACCATAAGACCATTGGCGATAGCGTTGTATGAGAGGGGAAGACCAGACCATGAGTCAAGCAAGACCAAGCACGTCCAGTCTCGCGGAGGTACTCGATCGTATTCTCGACAAGGGCGCGGTTATCGACATCTGGGTTCGCGTTTCGCTCGTCGGAATCGAGATCCTTACCGTCGAGGCCCGTGTCGTGATCGCGTCGGTCGACACCTTCCTGCACTACGCAAGGGAGATATCGAAGATCGAACAAGCGGAGGAGGAAGGTGACTTAGACGACCTCGAAGACATCGAGATCGAGGCGTCAGCCGAATCCGCATAAGCGGACTTCCAATGTCCGCCGCGGAGTCAGACGACGGACAGTGCACAGCGCTTACCACGGACGGGAAGCGCTGTACCCGGCCGGCACAGGACGACGGGTTCTGTTACCAGCACGGCCCCGACGACGAGACGATCGACAACCAACAATCGGAGAGCTCAGATATGGCAGAACAAGAATCCGTCTCGGGAACCGAAATCGGGACGGTACGCGAAAAGATCAGGCAGGTCGCAGAGGACCTCATCGGTCGCCCGCTCGTCAGCGTCGTCTCCGTCGACCGCGACCGAAACCGGGGCGACGACGAAGGTGAGGACGGTTGGGTCGCCGCAGTCGAGATCCTCGAACGAAAGAGCGTCCCCGACACACAAGACATCCTCGGTCGCTACGAGATCTCGCTCGGTTCCGACCACGAGATCACCGGCTACCGTCGGACTCACCGGTATCGCCGTGACGACATGGATCAGGACATCTGATCGGTCGCACGGCAGCGGGAGTTATACACGTCGGCGTTCTATCACCGAGCGATGAGCGACGACGAGATCACCCTGCCGTGGATCGACGAGCCGATGGATTCGGAGGAGGCGATCGAAGCGCTCGGACAGGCCTCCATCGACGACGGCGACCATTTGGAGGAACTGGAAACGCGAATCGAGCGCCTCGAACGTCGGGCCAGCGCCCTCGAGGACGGTTCGTCGGTCGAGTGTCCCGAATGCGATGATGGGGGGAACGTGTACAAGGCCGGCGTCGGTGCGGCCAAACTCGCAAACGATGGCGGGCTCACCGACGGGAGCGCCGATGCACTCAATCGGGAATCGCACGTCTGTCTCGCCTGTCACGAGTCATTTACGCCCACCTTTGAGTGAAGACCTAGTCCAATCCTCCATGAACCTACTTATGTGTGTAGGTTAATTCGAGAAAACGATGGGTGATGACTCTATAATCGATGACGACGGAGCCGACGCGCGCGTGATACTCCCCGACGGTGGTGATGCCGAGGACGAGGAGGGAGGAGACGAAGCGACCGATACGGGAGACACCGAGGACTCTACTGGGGACACGAACGGCGAGAACGAATCGGACGGTGAGGAGGGGGCCGAGGATGGGGAGAACGACGGCAACGAAAACGAGGCAGACGGCGATGAAGAGGGGACCGCGGACGCCGAAGACGAGGACGGATCGGAGGAGGAAGACGAAGCGAGCGGAGACGAACAGGCGACACGTGAACTGACGGTGACCGTCGAGAACACCGACGGTGACCCCGTTTCGGGCGCTCCCCTCACGGTCGAGAGCAAGGATATGGGCGTTATCGAGGGACTGCTCGATGACCCCCAAACGACCGAAACCGACGAGAGTGGCGAGGCCACCTTCGAGGTGGGGGACGCGGAATACAGCGTCGAGACGGAAGTCGACGGAGAAGAGGCCGAAGAGCGGATCGAGATCGACGGCGACGACGAGACCGTGACGCTCTCTCTCGATACCGAGACGGCAGAAGCGGACGAAGCGTCGGAGGAGGAAGCGGAGTCGGAAGCCGACGGCGAGGAAGAGGAAGGAAAAGAGGACGAAGACGCGGAAGGGGGCGAAGAGGACGAAGAAGATGAAGACGCCGACGAGAGCAACGAGCTGACGGTCACTGTCGAGACCAACGAGGGCGAGTACCTCCAAGGAGCCACCGTCACCGTCGAGAACAAGGACGACGCCTTCGGCGGGGGCGACCAGCAGGACACCGGCTCCGATGGCGAGGCCACCTTCCTCATCGAAGGCGGCGAGTACGCCGTCTCCGTCGACGCCGACGAGGGGGGCGCCGAGGACCGGATCGCCGTCGACGGCGACGAGGCGGTCACACTCACCGTCGTCCCGGACGAGGAGTTCTATGAGCTGACGGTCGTCGTACAGGACGAGGAGGGCGAGCCCGTCCCCGCGGCGTCGATCACGGTCGAGAGCGAGGACATGGGCGTCATCGAGGGCTTTCGCGGGCAGCCCTCCGAGGCCGAAACCGACGATGGTGGCCAGAGCTCCTTCGACCTGACCGAGGGGCAGTATACGGTCACCGTCGAGAAGGACAACGAAACGAACGATCAGGCGGTCGAGATCGACGGCGGCGACGAGGAGGCGACGCTCACCCTCACCGTCGAAGAGGACGAAGAGGACGAAGAAGAGGAGGGGCGGGTCGGGCCGAAGGAAGCGGAAGGTGAGGTCGATGAGGACGAATCCGCGAGTCACGGGACCGACCGCGGATCGACGGTGCTGTATCTCGACCTCGAAGGGCTGTTTCTCGATCTCCTCGGACTCGAAGTCGACCTCCACGAGGTCGTACTGGACATCCGGGCGATCACCGGACCGGGGAACCTCCTCGGCAACCTGCTGTCGGCGGTCGCGGGACTGTTGGATTCCCTGTCGGGGGTACTCAACCGGCTGCTCAACTCCGTGTTGAACCTGTTGAGCTACATCACCTCGCCGCTCAAGTGGCTCTGGAACCAGATCAAAAAGCCGCTCAAGTGGGCACGCCAGCTGCTGACACGGGTCGCGAACGCGCTTTCGGCCCCGATCGACTGGCTGAAAAGCGTTGGAAGTCGGATCCGGGACGTCGTGACCAACCCCCTCAACGCGCTGGGACAGATCTGGGACGTCTTGACGTCGCCGATCAGCTCCCTGAAGAGCGCGCTCGGTCGACTCCGCGAGGCGCTGCCCGGCCTGCCGTCCCTGCCGTCGCCGCGCGAGTGGCTGGCGGGGCTCGGAGACCGGATCGGGGAGGCGTTCGGCGCGGTCGGCGACTGGCTGGGTACCGTCGCCAACCGCCTCGGCAACTCGCTTGGAAACGTGGCCGGCTGGCTGCGCGATCTCGGTAGTGGGCTCTTGGGCGCGATCACCTCTCCGTTCGGCGCGCTCAGTGGCGCGCTGGATCGGATTCGAGACGTCCTCTCGGCGCCGATCGAGTGGCTTCGCGGGCTGTTCGGGGACAGCGAAGAGGGCGAAGACGGTGAAGAGAACGAAGGCGACGGAGACGACGATGGTGGACTCCTGAGCGCTGTCGCAAGCGGCATCTCGGAGCGACTACGCGCCGTTCGGGACGCGATCGCGACCCGGCTGCGAACCGTTGCGAATCGGATCTCGGACTGGCTGCGCACCGTCGCAAACTGGCTCACCGATCCGATCCAGACGCTGCTCTCGTCGCTTCCGATCGAGACGATTCTGAACGAGCTGCTCAAGCAACTGGTCGGGAAATCCGAGAGCGACGAGTCGGACGAACAGGAGGGGGAAGCGGCCGACTGAGTTTCCTCCCGAGTTCTCTCGTCGAGATCGGTGCACGGTGCAAGGGTATAGACTACAAACGCAGGGAATGACGGAACACACGCGAGAAACACAATGAGTGATAACGGCAACGACAACGGCAGCGACGATGGAAGCGACAGCAACGACTCCTCGATGCTCGAACACGTCGAATCGATGCTCAACGACATCGATTTCGAGAAGATCTTCGAAGGAACGAAACTGGAGGACGCGTTCGACCCCGAGGAAGAGAACACCGGGGTGGCGATCGGGCGTGCTCTCGGCGAGATCGCCGGCCAGAAACTCGGTGAGATCATCGGTCGGGAAGTCGCGGAGATGATCGCCGAGGAGCTAGCCAAAAGCGAAGACGGCGAGGAGGACGAAAGCGGCGATGAGGACGAGGAGGACGACGAGGAAAGCGAGGACAGCGAGGAGGACGAAGACGGCGATGAGAACGAGGACGACGAGGAAAACGACGAGACAGAAGGAGACGACGAGAACGGGGACGATGAGAACGGGGACGATGAGTGAGCACACGCGCGGTCGGGGCCCACAGCGATCCCGATCACTGGGGCGGATCGCACAGAACGGCGCGAACCGTGGACGAGCACTGAACGGAGGTTCTGACAGCCATGAGTGAGACTGACAACGACGACGACACTTCGGTACTGGAAAGCGTCGATACGGAGGAACTGCTCGAAGGGACGAAACTGGAGGGCGCCGCCTCCGACGACGACAAGAACCTCGGCGAGGCGATCGGTCGCGCGATCGGTGCGATCATCGGCCGGCAGATCGGTGAACTAGCCGCGCAGATGGTCGTAGACCGACTCAGCGGACGGGACGAGGAAGACACTTCCGAGCTGACGGTCACCGTCGAAACCGCCGAGGGTGACCCGGTTCAGGGATCGACCGTCTCCGTCGACGGCGAGGGTGGTCTCCTCGGCGGATTGCTCGGTGGCGGTGAGAGCGACGAAACCGACGACGACGGCGAAGTCACCCTTCAGCTCGAGGACGGCGAGTACACTGTTTCCGTTGACGCCGACGAGGGGAGCGCTACTGACGACGTGAATATCGAGGGCGACGACGAGGAACTCTCGTTGACCGTCGAAGCGGACGAGGACGGGGAGGACGGCGAAGGAGAGGACGAGGAAGGTGGGGACGACGAGGACGAAAGCAACGAGAACGAAGAAGGTGAAGACGACGAGGGCGAAGACAGTACGGACGAGGATGAGGACGACGAGGACCAAAACAGTGAGGACGAGGATGAGGACGACGAGGACGAATGAGGTCATAAACGGATGATCACGAGGAGATCACAGGGGACGGTGGATCGACGAGGTGACGATCGTGAGTGACGAGTCGATCCTCGAAGTCGTCGACGCCGGGACGCTGCTCGAAGCCGTCGATCTCGGCGACATTCTCGAGGAGGTCGATTTGGACGAACTGGCACAACGGGAGGACGTCACCGCGGCGCTCACGGGGGTCGCCACGGTTCTCGGTCGCGAGTTCGGTCGTGCGCTCGGTCGAGAGCTCGGCGAGGTCATCGCACGAGCGATCTCCGAGCGCCACTCGGTCGACGAACTGATCGAGGGAGTCAAACGAGCGGTCAAAGACGCGTTCAGAGGGCTGTTCGTTGATCCCGAGGCGCGGGCGACGCTCAAGAACGACCTCACAGCCATCGGCAAGGAGCGCCTCTCCGGCGAGCTCATCGCCGACGCCGTAAGCGGTTCACTCGGCGAAGGCGATGAGGAGGAGGCAGCCGACAGCGACGAGGACGAGGACGAAGACGGCGAGGAAGGCGAAACGGCGGGTGACGACGAGACCGACGACCCACAAGAGACCGAGGAAGAACCAGCAGACGAAGAAGACACCGACGCCGCTGAATCGGACGACGAAGAAAGCGAAGAAAGCGAAGAAAGCGAAGGGGACGACGAAGAGCCCGGCAGTCGCGAGGAGCTCGACGACCTCTCCTATCGCGAGCTCCAGTCGCTGGCTAAAGACCACGACATCAAGGCGAACCTCGGTCGCGAGGAGATGACCGACAAGCTCGTCGAGGCACTGGACCTCGACGAATAGCGTCGTTCGCCGTGTTTTCGGTGCGCCGTACTACCGTCAGTCCGTCGTGTACCACTCCGCGATCGAGGTCAGGCGCGAACTGACCTCCGCCTGGGCCGGGATCCGGTACGTCGCGTTCGACCGGTCCTCGCCGACGTAGACTGAGAGACCCTCAGCGACGCTTCTGAACGCCGACTCGTCGGTGGTGTCGTCGCCGACGTACACCGGAAGCCAGTTCGGGTAATCCTCGGCCAGCAGCGAGATCACCATCCCCTTGTTCCAGCGTACCTCCGGGCGGATCTCGACGATCTCCTTGCCGTCGGTTCGGCGGAGTCGCCCGTCGCCGGCTCCGGAGACGACCGACCGGACGATATCGCGAACGTCGCGTATCGCGTCGTCAGGGGCGTTGCGGTAGTGGACGGTTGCTGTGACGGTCTTGTTCTCGATATGCGTTCCCTCGATTCCCGACAAGCGCGACTCGAGGATCGTACAGATCCGCTCGATCCGCTCGCGGTGTTTCGCGGCGATCGGGTGGACGACCGACCGCTCCCCGCGACGGAGTTCGAGACCGTGATTGCCGGCGTACGTGAGACCCTCGAGGCCGACGCGCTCGCTGACGTCCGCCAGCGCCCGCCCGCTGATGACGGCGACCCGCGTGTTCTCCGCCTCCCGGATCCTCCGCAGTAGTGTTTTGTTCTCCGGCGTGATCTCCGCGTCGTCGGGCTCCGGTTCGATGGGCGCGAGCGTCCCGTCGAAGTCCGTACAGAAAAGTAACCCCTCCGCGGACTCGACGCGGCGTCGGATCTCCTCGCGCGCGACGCCGAAGGGTCGGGTCGAATCGGGGACTTGTTCAGGCATAGTCGGTCGAGCGATCGCGCTCGGTTTCGCAGGCAAGTAGCGTCTCGAGAACGTCGTCCATCCAGTCGAACAGGTCGTACGCGCGCACCTCCTGACGGAGGGCGCTCATCCGCGAGCGACGCTCGGGTTCGGGCAGCGAGATGGCGCGCTCGATCGCCTCGGCGAACGCTTGCGTGTCGTAGGGGTTGATCGTCACCGCGTCCTCGCCGAGTTCCTCGTATGCGCCCGCGAACTCCGAGAGCAACAGGACGCCGTCGTCATCGAGCTGGGAGGCGACGTACTCCTTTGCGACGAGGTTCATCCCGTCGCGAAGCGCGCTGACGAGCGCGAGGTCGCTGTAGCGATACAGCGCGTAGAGTTCCTCCTCCGGGAGCATCCTGTCGATACGGACGACCGGTTGCCACTCGTCGGTCCCGAAGCGGTCGTTGACCCGGTCGACTGCGGCGTCGACGCGCTGTTGGAGGTACTCGTAGCTCTCGATCTCGCTACGGCTCGCCGACCCGTTCTGGATGTACGTGAACTCGCCGCGCCGGTCGGGATGCTCCTCGAAGAAGCGCTCGATCGCGTCGAGGCGCTCGGGGATCCCCTTGGTGTAATCAAGCCGGTCAACCCCGACGGCCACCGTCTTGTCCGCGATCCCGTATCGCTCGGCGACTGCCGGCCAGACGTCCTCGGTGTCCGCGAGCCGCTCGGTTCGGTCCGTATCGATCCCCAGCGGGAACGCGCGCACCGTCGTCTCGAGCCCCTCGTATGCGACCGTCGCCGTCTCCCTATCGACGGTTGCGTCGGGGAGCAGCGCCGTGACGCAATCGAGGAAGTTCTCGACGTACTCCTCCGTGTGAAAGACGAGCAGGTCGTTTGCGAGCAGCCCGTCCACGAGCGAGTCGGCCTGCGGACAGACCCGAAGCGTCTCGAAGGCGGGCCAGGGGATGTGCCAGAACTGACCCACCAGCGCGTTCGGTACCTCCTGACGGACGAAGCGGGGCGCGAGCGCGAAGTGGTAGTCCTGAAACCAGATCAGACTCTCCTCGTTCGCCTGCTCGGCCGTCGTCTCCGCGAAGCGGCGGTTGACTGCGCGATAGCGCTCGAAGTCCCGGCCGTCACAGCGGGCGGGGAAGATCATCCCATGACAGAGTGGCCAGAGCGCCCGGTTGCTGTAGCCGTAGTAGTACCCTTCGAGGTCCGCCTCGCTCAGTTCGACCCGCGAGAGGGTGTAGGAGGGGTCGTCAGGGGGTACCTCGACGCGCCCGTCGTCAGCGGCCTCGAAGTCGGCGTCGCCGTCGCCCCACGCGATCCAGGTTCCCTCGGCGTGGCGCATCACCGGGTCGAGCCCGGCGGTCAACCCGCCGGCGGGTCGCGAGACGGTTATCTCACCGTCCTCGTAGTTGTGGGCGTAGGGCTGGCGGTTCGAGACGACGAGGAGGTCGCGCTCCGCGAGCGCCGAGGAGACGGGCCCGCTCAGCTCCCGGTCGCTCATGGACTGGGCAGGCGTGCGTCGAGACTGTTCGACCGGCTTCGTCCCCAATCGTCGCGGTGGTCGGATGTGAGATCGGCACCGAGCTGATCGAGAATGGCGCCGACGGAGACGCCCTCCTCGGACTCGCTGATCTCACTGATCCGTCGCATGTATCTGAGTAGGGTCTCCATTGCCGTATTTACTGTCGTTACACACCCCATCGGTATACCGCTTTCTGCCTCGCCCGCCCGCTGTTCGCACCGCATTCGCCAGACCGGCCCGGTAGACAGTCTGTGTATCGCCTCACCCTCCTCGACCAACTCGGCGACGAGGGTCAGCCGGGAGTCCTCCCGCGCGAACGCGATCCTGTCCTCGTCGGCGGACTCCCGGATCCACCCACACGGCAGATACGTGTCATCTATTGGGGGTTCCATGCCTGTTCTATAGTCGTCTACAATCGTTTCGCCACTCCCCCTTCTGCCTGCCATTCCGTGGCCTTTTTATACTCTCGTTCGAAATCCCTCAATTTCCCTACCGTTCGATATCGAGCGTTTCGCGCGCGGACGCACCCACTGACTACTCAATAGGGTGCGCTCGCAAGGGTCCTCTATTAGGTTCGGATCGTCCAATTTGAGGCTAGATTCATGGGGAACGAGACGATGGCACACCCGAACATCGCGGTCATTGTAATGGATACTGCGCGGGCGACGGAGACCGTTCCGGCGGATCCGGAACTGACGCCGACGCTCGCTTCGCTTGCCGCGGACGGGATCGCCTACGCGAACGCCGTTACGAGCGCGCCGTGGACGCTTCCGTCCCACGCGTCGCTCTTTACGGGCACCTACGCCTCGCACCACGGCGCGCATGGCGGGCACACCTACCTCGATGAGGAGTTCGTCACGCTCGCGGAGGCGCTCGCGGGCGAGGGCTACGAGACGGTCGGCGTCTCGAACAACACGTGGATCACCGAGGAGTTCGGCTTCACGCGTGGGTTCGAGCGCTTCGAGAAGACCTGGCAGCTCGTCCAGTCCGAGACGGACCTCGGCGAGGTAACACGAGAGAAACACGCCCGCGGCAAGGTCGACGCGTTCGTCTCGCGGGCGCTCTCGGGTAACCCGCTGGTCAACGGGCTGAACGCGGTCTACGACCAGTTCTTCCGGACCAGCGACGACGACGGGGCCGCCCGCACGACCGCGTGGCTCGACGAGTGGCTCACCGAGCGCGAGTCGGATCGCCCCTTCTTCTGTTTCGCGAACTACATCGAACCCCACATCCAGTACCGCCCGCCCCGCGAGTACGCGGACCCGTTCCTGCCCGAGGGGGGCTACGAGGAGGCGATGGCGATCAGACAGGAGCCCCGCGCCTACGACGTCGCCGAGTACGACATCACCGACGAGGAGTTCGCGCTCCTCGAAGGGCTTTACCGGGGCGAACTCGCGTATCTCGACGCGAAGATCGGCGAGTTCTGCGACGCCCTGAAGGCCGCCGGCGAATGGGAGGACACCGTCCTGATCGTCTGTGGCGATCACGGCGAGAACGTCGGCGACCACGGCTTTCTGGGCCACCAGTACAACGTCTACGACACCCTGCTTCACGTCCCGCTCGTGATCCACGGCGGGGCGTTCGAACCAACGACTGGGAAGGACGA
This genomic interval from Halalkalicoccus subterraneus contains the following:
- the gvpH gene encoding gas vesicle protein GvpH — its product is MTPDDNHRETSSLFDVLRHVVETLQDAERSDTGRKTGSGSVSGKRTRSDYNFSVSTGPDPDSLAERLGIEDDTGESSGEFTSGSSQEYHVDVRESENSVVVLADLPRATAEGVTAGIDRERNELVIGIEGEVVERIGLGSADIDVADSSFRNGVLEVRLRTASDGDRS
- the gvpG gene encoding gas vesicle protein GvpG, producing MFIVDDILFQPFISILDAIHTLAVTEMYDIEAIQNELKENQLLYELGDRDEAEYAERKAELEAELETAELAHEQLDNKNIQIQQ
- a CDS encoding GvpL/GvpF family gas vesicle protein, translating into MTDDDSLYVYGVIENEDLDLEIEGVNGADHAYTVDYQSLSAVVSDIDTVEPERSDENVKNHDEVLQTVLEYDGGRTIVPMSFGMGFKDKRTLKNLLRNARPVFTRTLREIDGMVELGLKVLTEDDASFDREGVVADVEGRFDPISVNMVENELFSDRLVINRSYLVERADREAFNEAVSEFEDTHEELLVQYTGPWAPYNFVDIEISAQR
- the gvpA gene encoding gas vesicle protein GvpA: MSQARPSTSSLAEVLDRILDKGAVIDIWVRVSLVGIEILTVEARVVIASVDTFLHYAREISKIEQAEEEGDLDDLEDIEIEASAESA
- the gvpO gene encoding gas vesicle protein GvpO, halophile-type, which encodes MSAAESDDGQCTALTTDGKRCTRPAQDDGFCYQHGPDDETIDNQQSESSDMAEQESVSGTEIGTVREKIRQVAEDLIGRPLVSVVSVDRDRNRGDDEGEDGWVAAVEILERKSVPDTQDILGRYEISLGSDHEITGYRRTHRYRRDDMDQDI
- a CDS encoding carboxypeptidase regulatory-like domain-containing protein, with protein sequence MGDDSIIDDDGADARVILPDGGDAEDEEGGDEATDTGDTEDSTGDTNGENESDGEEGAEDGENDGNENEADGDEEGTADAEDEDGSEEEDEASGDEQATRELTVTVENTDGDPVSGAPLTVESKDMGVIEGLLDDPQTTETDESGEATFEVGDAEYSVETEVDGEEAEERIEIDGDDETVTLSLDTETAEADEASEEEAESEADGEEEEGKEDEDAEGGEEDEEDEDADESNELTVTVETNEGEYLQGATVTVENKDDAFGGGDQQDTGSDGEATFLIEGGEYAVSVDADEGGAEDRIAVDGDEAVTLTVVPDEEFYELTVVVQDEEGEPVPAASITVESEDMGVIEGFRGQPSEAETDDGGQSSFDLTEGQYTVTVEKDNETNDQAVEIDGGDEEATLTLTVEEDEEDEEEEGRVGPKEAEGEVDEDESASHGTDRGSTVLYLDLEGLFLDLLGLEVDLHEVVLDIRAITGPGNLLGNLLSAVAGLLDSLSGVLNRLLNSVLNLLSYITSPLKWLWNQIKKPLKWARQLLTRVANALSAPIDWLKSVGSRIRDVVTNPLNALGQIWDVLTSPISSLKSALGRLREALPGLPSLPSPREWLAGLGDRIGEAFGAVGDWLGTVANRLGNSLGNVAGWLRDLGSGLLGAITSPFGALSGALDRIRDVLSAPIEWLRGLFGDSEEGEDGEENEGDGDDDGGLLSAVASGISERLRAVRDAIATRLRTVANRISDWLRTVANWLTDPIQTLLSSLPIETILNELLKQLVGKSESDESDEQEGEAAD
- the otsB gene encoding trehalose-phosphatase; translation: MPEQVPDSTRPFGVAREEIRRRVESAEGLLFCTDFDGTLAPIEPEPDDAEITPENKTLLRRIREAENTRVAVISGRALADVSERVGLEGLTYAGNHGLELRRGERSVVHPIAAKHRERIERICTILESRLSGIEGTHIENKTVTATVHYRNAPDDAIRDVRDIVRSVVSGAGDGRLRRTDGKEIVEIRPEVRWNKGMVISLLAEDYPNWLPVYVGDDTTDESAFRSVAEGLSVYVGEDRSNATYRIPAQAEVSSRLTSIAEWYTTD
- a CDS encoding alpha,alpha-trehalose-phosphate synthase (UDP-forming), whose translation is MSDRELSGPVSSALAERDLLVVSNRQPYAHNYEDGEITVSRPAGGLTAGLDPVMRHAEGTWIAWGDGDADFEAADDGRVEVPPDDPSYTLSRVELSEADLEGYYYGYSNRALWPLCHGMIFPARCDGRDFERYRAVNRRFAETTAEQANEESLIWFQDYHFALAPRFVRQEVPNALVGQFWHIPWPAFETLRVCPQADSLVDGLLANDLLVFHTEEYVENFLDCVTALLPDATVDRETATVAYEGLETTVRAFPLGIDTDRTERLADTEDVWPAVAERYGIADKTVAVGVDRLDYTKGIPERLDAIERFFEEHPDRRGEFTYIQNGSASRSEIESYEYLQQRVDAAVDRVNDRFGTDEWQPVVRIDRMLPEEELYALYRYSDLALVSALRDGMNLVAKEYVASQLDDDGVLLLSEFAGAYEELGEDAVTINPYDTQAFAEAIERAISLPEPERRSRMSALRQEVRAYDLFDWMDDVLETLLACETERDRSTDYA
- a CDS encoding sulfatase; this translates as MGNETMAHPNIAVIVMDTARATETVPADPELTPTLASLAADGIAYANAVTSAPWTLPSHASLFTGTYASHHGAHGGHTYLDEEFVTLAEALAGEGYETVGVSNNTWITEEFGFTRGFERFEKTWQLVQSETDLGEVTREKHARGKVDAFVSRALSGNPLVNGLNAVYDQFFRTSDDDGAARTTAWLDEWLTERESDRPFFCFANYIEPHIQYRPPREYADPFLPEGGYEEAMAIRQEPRAYDVAEYDITDEEFALLEGLYRGELAYLDAKIGEFCDALKAAGEWEDTVLIVCGDHGENVGDHGFLGHQYNVYDTLLHVPLVIHGGAFEPTTGKDELVQLLDLFPTLLDLADADASKARQQAQGQSLLGDEEPRESVVAEYVSPQPSMEQLEERFGSVPESLYEYDRSLRAIRTEEYKYIRGSDGSEELYDIEQDSEERFDLAPTEPDIVARMAEQLDDWVNSFEHADSGEDVEMTDATKGRLRDLGYL